One Patescibacteria group bacterium DNA segment encodes these proteins:
- a CDS encoding ribonuclease HI family protein, whose translation MSNKKIVVYTDGGSRGNPGPAALGVAFVDERGQVTKAYGEPLGVRTNNEAEYEAIIFAFKKAKQLFGKDKTKTMHIEVRMDSELACRQLCHEYKVENENIIPLFLKVWNLMIDFGEVTFTHVPREKNKDADRMVNEALDSGVQKSLL comes from the coding sequence ATGAGTAACAAAAAAATCGTTGTCTACACTGACGGGGGGTCGCGGGGCAATCCGGGGCCGGCGGCACTCGGGGTGGCGTTTGTCGACGAGCGGGGTCAGGTGACCAAGGCATACGGCGAGCCGCTCGGTGTACGGACCAATAACGAAGCTGAATACGAGGCGATTATTTTTGCCTTCAAAAAGGCAAAGCAACTTTTTGGTAAAGACAAAACAAAAACGATGCACATCGAGGTGCGCATGGACTCAGAGCTTGCGTGCCGCCAGCTCTGTCATGAATACAAAGTGGAAAATGAAAACATTATCCCACTCTTTCTCAAGGTATGGAATCTGATGATTGATTTTGGTGAGGTGACTTTCACACATGTGCCACGCGAGAAAAACAAGGACGCTGACCGCATGGTCAACGAAGCACTTGATAGCGGAGTACAAAAATCTTTACTCTAA
- a CDS encoding ComEC/Rec2 family competence protein, translating to MYSKDRSNSTNISFAQYLTSRDVALWSALAFVVGIACGLQAWALHALFVLLSVLLGASITGAFFSRKVFITAVVLGFFLCGVVRAGGNAYTFSFFTSIAPPLEYARKLFANGLEVALPEPEASYAKGILLGDRSDMPYELRQVFRRTGTSHLTALSGYNVTVIAQYLGTLSHGVAVPVLGIVFFVIATGAASSLVRAAIMGVLVLIVRRAGYQYMAGRALLYAVVLMLWWEPAILFGDIGFQLSVAATAGIIFLVPYFDTLFSLVPKRFGAREALATTIAAQITTLPLIIFYFGLPSIVSIPANILIIITMPLAMAFAFVGGLVGSFAGSISAFVGLPATFVLRYQLFIVEWFSQLY from the coding sequence ATGTACTCCAAAGATCGCTCAAATAGCACAAACATTTCTTTTGCACAATACCTCACATCTCGCGATGTGGCGTTGTGGAGCGCACTCGCGTTTGTGGTAGGTATCGCGTGCGGTTTGCAGGCGTGGGCGCTGCATGCGTTATTTGTACTATTGTCAGTTTTACTTGGCGCCAGTATCACGGGCGCCTTTTTCTCGCGCAAAGTTTTTATCACAGCCGTCGTGTTGGGGTTTTTTCTGTGCGGCGTGGTGCGTGCTGGTGGCAATGCGTATACTTTTTCTTTTTTTACTAGTATCGCGCCGCCACTCGAATACGCGCGTAAGTTATTTGCGAATGGACTCGAAGTAGCCCTGCCCGAACCCGAGGCATCGTACGCCAAAGGTATTTTGTTGGGTGATCGTAGCGACATGCCGTATGAGCTACGCCAAGTATTTCGTAGAACAGGCACTTCGCACCTGACCGCGCTCTCGGGTTATAATGTAACTGTTATCGCCCAGTACCTTGGTACACTTTCGCACGGCGTCGCCGTGCCCGTACTCGGCATTGTCTTTTTTGTTATCGCTACGGGAGCTGCAAGCTCACTCGTACGCGCCGCGATCATGGGTGTGTTGGTATTGATAGTACGCCGCGCGGGGTATCAATATATGGCAGGGCGAGCGCTTTTGTATGCAGTAGTTTTAATGCTTTGGTGGGAGCCCGCGATTTTATTTGGTGATATTGGGTTTCAGCTTTCAGTTGCCGCTACCGCGGGTATTATATTTTTAGTGCCGTACTTTGATACATTGTTTTCGCTTGTGCCAAAAAGATTTGGCGCGCGCGAAGCACTCGCAACCACTATCGCGGCACAAATCACTACATTGCCGCTGATCATTTTTTATTTTGGGTTGCCATCGATAGTCTCGATACCGGCAAATATACTCATCATTATCACGATGCCGCTCGCCATGGCGTTTGCGTTTGTCGGAGGATTGGTCGGCAGTTTTGCTGGTAGTATATCGGCGTTTGTTGGCCTGCCGGCAACTTTTGTGTTGAGGTATCAGCTTTTTATTGTTGAGTGGTTTAGTCAGTTATACTAA
- a CDS encoding ComEC/Rec2 family competence protein yields MIKRWKIVVLISLSFVAIAIWYVVLTRSDGKLKIVFLNIGQGDAIFIETPTGAQILIDGGAGSRVLGELAAVMPIYDRSIDVVIATHTDADHIGGLTEVLRRYDVSMVIENGMTADTKIWRELDALIKDEGSVRHIAVAGQRLVLGGGAHLDILGPAFGERDEPTSKANDVMIVTRLVYGQSEVLLTGDIERDDEIRLLASGVDLQSDVLKVAHHGSKNSSTDLFLQRVAPDVAVISVGESNRYGHPHKEALDRLAKTGARLLRTDINGRLCFVAGSSGWQGC; encoded by the coding sequence ATGATCAAGCGCTGGAAGATTGTTGTTCTGATAAGTCTTAGTTTTGTGGCGATAGCTATTTGGTATGTTGTTCTTACAAGATCAGACGGTAAGCTCAAAATAGTATTTTTAAATATTGGGCAGGGCGATGCGATTTTTATTGAAACGCCAACAGGTGCGCAGATACTCATTGATGGAGGCGCCGGTTCGCGTGTGTTAGGAGAGCTTGCCGCGGTCATGCCCATCTATGATCGTTCGATCGATGTGGTGATTGCCACACATACTGATGCTGATCATATCGGCGGGCTTACTGAAGTATTGCGAAGATACGATGTCAGTATGGTAATAGAAAACGGCATGACTGCTGATACTAAGATATGGCGCGAGCTCGATGCGCTTATTAAAGACGAGGGCAGCGTGAGGCATATCGCTGTAGCGGGCCAGCGTTTGGTGCTCGGAGGTGGTGCGCATCTTGATATTTTGGGACCCGCTTTCGGCGAACGCGACGAGCCAACATCAAAAGCAAATGATGTCATGATTGTCACACGGCTTGTATATGGCCAGAGTGAAGTATTGCTGACCGGAGATATCGAGCGTGATGATGAGATTCGCCTACTTGCTTCGGGTGTTGATTTGCAAAGCGATGTTTTAAAAGTAGCGCACCACGGTTCAAAAAATTCTTCGACTGATTTATTTTTGCAACGCGTTGCCCCGGATGTTGCTGTCATATCAGTAGGGGAAAGTAATCGGTACGGGCATCCACATAAAGAAGCGCTCGACCGCCTCGCTAAGACAGGCGCTCGCCTACTCCGTACTGATATTAATGGGCGACTCTGTTTTGTTGCGGGTAGCTCCGGGTGGCAAGGATGTTAA
- a CDS encoding HAMP domain-containing sensor histidine kinase yields the protein MINPFSRFVGRGAAFVRDNPQIVYTLFLVIVIPLAFLWTAEKFLQVSARNQERLEEDRIGTMHDVFVGFVRNHMDDTEFLNTRITEFSRQNESFIETRVTRYPDHTIIASNNAREVGSIDDRYTGYYELAGAQSETLVFEELQNSIRHRPAFRAIVDTNGQVLGHLMTNTSMEHIDILSAQNIRRAYLLLVAIIVALILLLARHARIVDYTVLYRRLKELDQMKDDFISIASHELRTPVTALRWQIDLFTDPNNNGAVTKESLQTSIDQLNRLIEDILDVSRIEQGRTKFEIHENEITTLIEQTVTSLGASAKQKNLTLTYDKPEKIRAMVDPDRFRQVITNIVGNSIKYTLAGSVIVTVAQEGSKVVIRVRDTGIGISADEQQNLFQKFYRVKSAETRSVGGTGLGLWITKQIVETMDGRIALESMKGVGSTFIVSFPLAKKS from the coding sequence ATGATCAATCCGTTCTCACGATTTGTAGGGCGTGGAGCTGCGTTTGTGCGTGACAACCCACAGATTGTCTATACACTCTTTTTAGTTATCGTCATCCCCCTCGCGTTTTTATGGACCGCGGAAAAATTTCTCCAGGTCAGCGCGCGCAATCAAGAACGCCTTGAAGAAGATCGTATCGGCACGATGCATGATGTCTTTGTAGGATTCGTGCGCAATCATATGGATGATACAGAATTTCTCAATACGCGCATCACGGAATTTTCCCGCCAAAACGAATCATTTATAGAAACTCGCGTGACACGCTACCCCGATCACACTATCATCGCATCAAACAACGCCCGTGAGGTTGGATCTATTGATGACCGATATACGGGCTACTATGAGCTTGCGGGAGCACAGAGTGAGACTTTGGTATTTGAAGAATTACAAAACAGCATTCGCCACCGCCCCGCGTTTCGAGCGATTGTAGATACCAACGGACAAGTGCTCGGCCATCTTATGACTAACACTTCGATGGAGCATATCGATATATTGTCGGCGCAAAATATTAGACGCGCCTATCTCCTCCTTGTAGCCATCATCGTTGCACTCATATTGCTACTCGCGCGTCACGCGCGCATCGTCGACTACACGGTACTCTATCGCCGTCTTAAAGAACTTGATCAGATGAAAGATGACTTTATCTCAATCGCCTCTCACGAGCTTCGCACACCTGTCACCGCGCTTCGCTGGCAAATTGATTTATTTACTGACCCCAACAACAACGGAGCGGTGACCAAAGAAAGTTTGCAAACATCGATTGATCAGCTCAACCGACTTATCGAAGATATTTTGGATGTCTCCCGCATCGAGCAAGGGCGGACAAAATTTGAAATCCATGAAAATGAAATTACGACACTCATCGAGCAAACAGTTACCTCTCTTGGCGCAAGTGCCAAACAAAAGAATCTTACCCTCACCTACGACAAACCTGAAAAAATACGCGCCATGGTGGACCCTGACCGCTTTCGCCAAGTCATCACTAACATCGTCGGCAATTCTATCAAATATACTCTTGCGGGATCGGTGATCGTCACTGTCGCCCAAGAAGGATCAAAAGTAGTCATACGCGTACGCGATACGGGTATTGGTATTTCAGCTGATGAGCAGCAAAATCTTTTTCAAAAATTTTATCGCGTCAAATCGGCGGAGACACGAAGCGTTGGTGGTACCGGCCTTGGCCTTTGGATCACCAAGCAAATTGTAGAGACTATGGATGGCCGCATCGCACTTGAATCAATGAAAGGAGTAGGATCGACATTTATCGTCTCCTTCCCTCTCGCTAAAAAATCTTAA